From the genome of Streptomyces sp. NBC_01260, one region includes:
- a CDS encoding acyclic terpene utilization AtuA family protein, with protein sequence MTDAPGPAPLRVGNASGFYGDRFDAVREMLTGGPLDVLTGDYLAELTMLILGRGRLKDPSRGYATTFLRQLEEGLGLARERGVRIVTNAGGLNPAGLADAVRELADKLGVPVRVAHVEGDSLPVPDGFLTANAYLGGEGIAACLRAGADVVVTGRVTDAALVTGPAAAHFGWGPEDHDALAGAVVAGHVLECGTQATGGNYSFFRDHDLRRPGFPVAEIHADGTSVITKHDGTGGVVDLGTVTAQLLYETGGARYAGPDVTARLDTVRLAQQGPDRVSISGVRGEAPPPTLKAGLTRLGGWRGEVVFVLTGLDIEAKARLVRHQFEDAFARAGRRPEEVRWELARTDRTDAATEETASALLRLVVRDQEPDAVGRALSGAAIELALGSYPGFHVTAPPGKGAPYGVFEARYVPAEEVTQVAVLPDGRRQVQEPPARTRPLQDAEQPPLPTPLAPGLPTRTAPLGLVAGARSGDKGGDANVGVWVRSDQAWRWLAHELTVERLRELLPETAPLTVVRHVLPNLRALNFTVHGLLGEGVAAQHRFDPQAKAVGEWLRSRHLEIPVVLLDSSDAPEVHA encoded by the coding sequence GTGACGGACGCGCCCGGGCCCGCGCCGCTGCGGGTCGGCAACGCCTCCGGGTTCTACGGCGACCGCTTCGACGCCGTGCGCGAGATGCTCACCGGCGGCCCCCTCGACGTCCTCACCGGCGACTACCTCGCCGAGCTGACCATGCTCATCCTCGGCCGCGGCCGGCTCAAGGACCCCTCGCGCGGCTACGCCACCACCTTCCTGCGGCAGCTTGAGGAGGGCCTCGGGCTCGCCCGGGAGCGCGGGGTGCGGATCGTCACCAACGCGGGCGGCCTCAATCCGGCCGGACTGGCTGATGCGGTACGGGAGTTGGCTGACAAGCTGGGCGTGCCCGTGCGCGTCGCGCATGTCGAGGGGGACAGCCTGCCTGTTCCCGACGGGTTCCTCACCGCCAACGCCTATCTCGGCGGCGAGGGCATCGCCGCCTGTCTGCGGGCCGGGGCCGATGTCGTCGTCACCGGCCGCGTCACCGACGCCGCGCTCGTCACCGGGCCCGCCGCCGCCCACTTCGGCTGGGGACCCGAGGACCACGACGCGCTCGCCGGAGCCGTCGTCGCCGGGCACGTGCTGGAGTGCGGCACCCAGGCCACCGGCGGGAACTACTCCTTCTTCCGCGACCACGACCTGCGGCGGCCCGGCTTCCCCGTCGCCGAGATCCACGCCGACGGCACCTCCGTCATCACCAAGCACGACGGCACCGGCGGCGTCGTCGACCTCGGCACGGTCACCGCCCAGCTGCTGTACGAGACCGGCGGCGCCCGGTACGCGGGACCCGACGTCACCGCCCGGCTCGACACCGTACGACTGGCGCAGCAGGGCCCGGACCGGGTCAGCATCTCCGGGGTGCGCGGCGAGGCCCCGCCGCCCACCCTCAAGGCCGGACTCACCCGGCTCGGCGGCTGGCGGGGCGAGGTCGTCTTCGTGCTCACCGGACTCGACATCGAGGCCAAGGCGCGGCTCGTCCGGCACCAGTTCGAGGACGCCTTCGCCCGTGCCGGGCGCCGGCCCGAGGAGGTGCGCTGGGAGCTCGCCCGTACCGACCGGACCGACGCCGCGACCGAGGAGACCGCGAGCGCCCTGCTCCGGCTCGTCGTCCGCGACCAGGAACCGGACGCCGTCGGGCGGGCCCTGTCCGGCGCCGCGATCGAGCTGGCCCTCGGCAGCTACCCGGGCTTCCATGTCACCGCCCCGCCCGGAAAGGGTGCGCCCTACGGGGTGTTCGAGGCCCGGTACGTACCGGCCGAGGAGGTGACGCAGGTCGCCGTGCTCCCGGACGGCCGGCGGCAGGTGCAGGAACCGCCCGCCCGCACCCGGCCCCTCCAGGACGCCGAACAGCCGCCGCTGCCAACGCCGTTGGCGCCCGGCCTGCCCACCCGTACCGCTCCGCTCGGGCTCGTCGCGGGCGCCCGCAGCGGCGACAAGGGCGGGGACGCGAACGTCGGGGTGTGGGTGCGGAGCGATCAGGCGTGGCGGTGGCTGGCCCATGAGCTGACCGTCGAGCGGCTGCGCGAACTGCTCCCGGAGACCGCCCCGCTCACCGTCGTACGCCATGTCCTGCCGAACCTGCGCGCGCTGAACTTCACCGTCCACGGGCTGCTCGGCGAGGGCGTGGCCGCCCAGCACCGCTTCGACCCGCAGGCCAAGGCGGTGGGGGAGTGGCTGCGCTCGCGCCACCTGGAGATACCCGTGGTCCTGCTGGACAGCTCCGACGCACCGGAGGTGCACGCATGA
- a CDS encoding TIGR03084 family metal-binding protein: MSDASAVLDDLRSESEELDLLVAGLSAAQWAGATPAAGWTVAHQVAHLSWTDEVALLSVTDPERFGDEVAKAMRDPEGFVDEAAGEVVAAYAPDALLTHWRAGHERLQEALRAAPAGTRFPWYGPPMSVASMATGRLMETWAHGQDVADALGVTRTPTARLRHVARIGVRARDYAFLVRGIKAPGEEFRVELEGPGGELTAYGPEGAAQRVTGPLHDFCLLVTQRAHRDDLAVRAEGADAEAWLDIAQAFAGPAGPGRDPRRGTGK; this comes from the coding sequence GTGTCCGATGCCTCAGCCGTGCTCGACGATCTGCGCAGCGAGAGCGAGGAACTCGACCTGCTGGTAGCCGGGTTGAGCGCCGCGCAATGGGCGGGGGCGACGCCTGCCGCGGGGTGGACGGTCGCCCATCAGGTGGCCCATCTGAGCTGGACCGACGAGGTGGCACTGCTCTCCGTCACCGACCCCGAGCGGTTCGGCGACGAGGTCGCGAAGGCCATGCGGGACCCCGAGGGCTTCGTCGACGAGGCCGCCGGCGAGGTCGTTGCGGCGTACGCCCCGGACGCCCTGCTCACCCACTGGCGCGCCGGGCACGAGCGGCTTCAGGAGGCGCTGCGGGCGGCCCCGGCCGGGACCCGGTTTCCCTGGTACGGGCCGCCCATGAGCGTCGCCTCCATGGCGACCGGGCGGCTCATGGAGACCTGGGCACACGGCCAGGACGTGGCCGACGCGCTCGGTGTCACCCGCACCCCCACCGCCCGGCTGCGGCACGTCGCGCGGATCGGGGTACGGGCGAGGGACTACGCCTTCCTCGTACGGGGGATCAAGGCGCCCGGAGAGGAGTTCCGGGTGGAACTGGAAGGGCCGGGCGGTGAGTTGACTGCCTATGGCCCCGAGGGCGCCGCCCAGCGGGTCACCGGGCCGCTGCACGACTTCTGCCTGCTCGTCACCCAGCGCGCCCACCGCGACGACCTCGCCGTACGGGCCGAGGGGGCCGACGCCGAGGCGTGGCTGGACATCGCGCAGGCCTTCGCCGGGCCCGCCGGACCCGGACGCGACCCGCGGCGGGGGACCGGGAAGTGA
- a CDS encoding alpha/beta fold hydrolase, whose protein sequence is MTETVRKNRRLRPALVGICLAAAVTGISACADSTPSDSGKSKSPGQSSHQNSGAPAAAKPSTPAAAASLRMIANGDHSLAFHVTPGHLPALVLDAGGGEDSSYWKTMAPELAKKTGSMVVTYDRAGMGKSDEVPGAWKVENAVSDLKAGLTKLGITHDVILVSHSQAGEVATYFAKENPNWLAGAVLVDGSLPEFYTDEETAKIEAANKAQVEALKDQPSTQQTRQLLATGDGYGPMHRAYHQVSWPQSVPATAIVSEKTPFETPEDAQLWRNAQQEFVKGAPNRDLVTAAKSSHDIAGDRPDVIVTAVGQMLKTAG, encoded by the coding sequence ATGACTGAGACCGTACGTAAGAACCGCCGCCTGCGTCCCGCCCTCGTGGGTATATGCCTGGCCGCCGCAGTGACCGGAATCTCCGCCTGTGCGGATTCGACTCCGTCCGATTCCGGGAAATCGAAGAGCCCCGGCCAGTCGTCCCACCAGAATTCCGGTGCCCCGGCCGCCGCGAAGCCGTCGACACCTGCCGCCGCGGCGTCCCTCCGCATGATCGCGAACGGTGACCACAGCCTGGCCTTCCATGTCACACCCGGCCACCTCCCGGCCCTGGTCCTGGACGCGGGTGGCGGTGAGGACTCGTCGTACTGGAAGACGATGGCGCCCGAACTGGCGAAGAAGACCGGTTCCATGGTGGTCACGTACGACCGGGCCGGAATGGGAAAGAGCGACGAGGTTCCCGGGGCGTGGAAAGTCGAGAACGCGGTATCCGATCTGAAGGCCGGACTGACGAAGCTGGGAATCACCCATGACGTGATCCTGGTTTCACATTCCCAGGCGGGCGAGGTCGCCACCTATTTCGCCAAGGAGAACCCGAATTGGCTCGCGGGTGCCGTCCTCGTCGACGGAAGCCTTCCCGAGTTCTATACGGACGAGGAGACGGCGAAGATCGAAGCCGCGAACAAGGCCCAGGTGGAGGCCCTCAAGGACCAGCCCTCGACGCAGCAGACCCGCCAACTGCTCGCCACCGGGGACGGCTACGGCCCGATGCACCGCGCGTACCACCAGGTCTCCTGGCCGCAGAGCGTCCCGGCGACGGCCATCGTCTCGGAGAAGACCCCCTTTGAGACACCCGAGGACGCGCAGCTCTGGCGCAATGCCCAGCAGGAGTTCGTGAAGGGGGCCCCGAACCGCGACCTCGTGACCGCCGCGAAGAGCTCGCACGACATCGCCGGCGACCGTCCGGATGTCATCGTCACGGCGGTCGGGCAGATGCTGAAGACCGCGGGCTGA
- a CDS encoding phospholipase, giving the protein MRRRFATLLATAALSLPLALLPAASASAAPADKPQVLSSWTQTSASSYNAWNAARNNQGAWGAYGFDWSTDYCSSSPDNPFGFPFQTACARHDFGYRNYKAAGTFSANKARLDSALYEDLKRVCAAYSGATLTSCNATAWTYYHAVDIFGIAPAKAGAGRVTQSA; this is encoded by the coding sequence ATGCGTCGCCGCTTCGCCACCTTGCTCGCCACGGCTGCCCTGTCGCTCCCGCTCGCCCTGCTGCCCGCCGCATCCGCTTCCGCCGCCCCGGCGGACAAGCCCCAGGTCCTCAGCTCCTGGACCCAGACGAGTGCCTCCAGTTACAACGCCTGGAACGCCGCCCGCAACAACCAGGGCGCCTGGGGCGCGTACGGCTTCGACTGGTCGACGGACTACTGCAGCTCCTCGCCCGACAACCCGTTCGGCTTCCCCTTCCAGACGGCCTGCGCCCGCCATGACTTCGGCTACCGCAACTACAAGGCCGCCGGCACGTTCTCCGCCAACAAGGCTCGCCTCGACTCCGCCCTCTACGAGGACCTCAAGCGCGTCTGCGCCGCCTACTCCGGCGCGACGCTGACCTCGTGCAACGCCACGGCCTGGACGTACTACCACGCGGTGGACATCTTCGGCATCGCACCAGCGAAGGCGGGCGCCGGCAGAGTGACTCAGTCCGCCTGA
- a CDS encoding MmyB family transcriptional regulator, which produces MSVITGRTRRTTAAPPGIQRLTARLGDVPIGVFAADWTLVWWNTMWSALHSGPAVLPAAERNLARALFGTGAARSLMLHIRFEHGQDAFVASIVADLKDAVSRYPADSRLDRLVRELRELRELRELRELRETSDAFAHQWAAPTAAAPHTNDRKTIRHPQVGDILLYCDVLVVPGADLRMVTYTAATGSAEAGKLDLLRVTGGHTAGALP; this is translated from the coding sequence GTGAGCGTCATCACCGGCAGGACGCGCCGCACAACCGCCGCGCCCCCGGGCATCCAACGGCTCACCGCGCGTCTCGGCGACGTTCCGATCGGCGTGTTCGCCGCGGACTGGACCCTGGTGTGGTGGAACACCATGTGGAGCGCCCTGCACAGTGGTCCCGCTGTCCTCCCGGCCGCCGAACGCAATCTCGCCCGTGCGCTCTTCGGCACCGGTGCCGCACGCTCCCTGATGCTCCACATCCGCTTCGAGCACGGACAGGACGCCTTCGTGGCGTCGATCGTCGCCGACCTCAAGGACGCCGTCTCCCGCTATCCCGCGGATTCCCGGCTCGACCGTCTCGTGCGGGAGCTGCGGGAGCTGCGGGAGCTGCGGGAGCTGCGGGAGCTGCGGGAGACATCCGACGCCTTCGCCCATCAATGGGCCGCACCGACGGCCGCCGCCCCGCACACGAATGACCGCAAGACGATTCGGCACCCCCAGGTCGGCGACATCCTGCTCTACTGCGACGTTCTCGTCGTCCCCGGCGCCGACCTGCGCATGGTCACCTACACGGCGGCGACCGGAAGCGCCGAGGCGGGGAAGCTCGACCTTCTTCGCGTCACAGGAGGTCACACCGCCGGCGCGCTTCCCTGA
- a CDS encoding EamA family transporter translates to MNDQGTAAESAAAVAVPEAVTALGEPGAPGGPAPAAGRRAALAPIALVVAGGLSVQFGSAVAVLLMPKAGALGVVTLRLAAAALVLLVVCRPRLRGHSRADWGTVLAFGVAMSGMNTLFYQAADRIPLGAAVTLEVLGPLALSVVASRRLVNVVWAALALGGVLLLSGGGFDRLDPVGAAYALGAGAMWAAYIIFSARTGRRFPQADGLAMAMVVAALLSLPLGIMESGSKLLVPSTLGLGAAVALLSSVLPYTLELMALRRLPAPTFAILMSLEPAIAAAAGFLILDQALSTTDALAIALVIGASMGAVRSQVRGLRKSGGG, encoded by the coding sequence GTGAACGACCAGGGCACCGCCGCAGAATCGGCCGCCGCAGTCGCCGTACCGGAGGCGGTCACCGCCCTCGGTGAGCCGGGAGCGCCAGGCGGGCCGGCCCCCGCCGCGGGGCGCAGGGCCGCGCTTGCCCCGATCGCGCTGGTGGTTGCGGGCGGCCTCTCCGTCCAGTTCGGATCGGCGGTCGCGGTCCTGCTGATGCCGAAGGCCGGCGCCCTCGGTGTCGTCACGCTGCGGCTGGCCGCCGCCGCCCTGGTGCTGCTCGTCGTCTGCCGTCCCAGGCTGCGCGGCCACTCGCGCGCCGACTGGGGCACGGTGCTCGCGTTCGGTGTCGCGATGAGCGGTATGAACACGCTCTTCTACCAGGCCGCCGACCGCATCCCGCTCGGCGCGGCCGTCACCCTGGAGGTGCTGGGCCCGCTCGCCCTCTCGGTCGTCGCCTCACGCCGTCTGGTCAACGTGGTCTGGGCCGCCCTCGCGCTGGGCGGCGTCCTGCTGCTGAGCGGCGGCGGCTTCGACCGGCTCGATCCGGTGGGCGCCGCGTACGCCCTCGGCGCGGGAGCCATGTGGGCGGCGTACATCATCTTCAGCGCCCGCACCGGCCGCCGCTTCCCGCAGGCCGACGGGCTGGCCATGGCGATGGTGGTGGCGGCCCTGCTCTCGCTGCCGCTCGGCATCATGGAGTCGGGCTCGAAGCTCCTGGTGCCCAGCACGCTCGGACTGGGCGCGGCCGTCGCGCTGCTGAGCTCGGTCCTCCCCTACACCCTGGAACTGATGGCGCTGCGCAGGCTGCCCGCGCCCACCTTCGCGATCCTGATGAGCCTGGAACCGGCGATCGCGGCCGCGGCGGGCTTCCTCATCCTCGACCAGGCGCTCTCCACCACGGACGCCCTGGCCATCGCCCTGGTCATCGGGGCGAGCATGGGCGCGGTACGCAGCCAGGTGAGGGGGCTGCGGAAGTCAGGGGGCGGGTGA
- a CDS encoding LysR family transcriptional regulator: MSTGQGADRSTGTGRGRDQGADQGAGRGVEIRHLRAFLAVADESSVTRAAARLRLTQPAVSRTLAALERHLGIRLVDRSTHHLVLTPEGVAFRDKAAAAVAAFDEALDPGGLRRWPLRLGHAWSAFGRYTTPLLRSWQERYPQTPLELLRIDDRTAGLTRGEVDAALLRGPVDAPGLLTEVLFDEKRVAAVAADGPLAARAALRLADLATGTVVLNTVSGTTTPDLWPPSARPAATLTVANTDDWLTAIAAGRGTGVSTASTAAMHPHAGVAYRPLTDAPTVPVLLARRDAPGHPALADLAALAREIVGRDVSG; this comes from the coding sequence ATGAGTACAGGACAGGGCGCCGACCGAAGCACGGGGACAGGCCGGGGCAGGGACCAGGGCGCGGACCAGGGCGCCGGACGCGGGGTCGAGATCCGCCATCTGCGCGCGTTCCTCGCCGTGGCGGACGAGTCCAGCGTCACCCGGGCCGCCGCCCGGCTCCGGCTCACCCAGCCCGCCGTCTCACGGACCCTGGCCGCCCTGGAGCGGCACCTCGGCATCCGGCTCGTCGACCGCTCCACCCACCACCTGGTCCTCACCCCCGAGGGCGTCGCCTTCCGCGACAAGGCCGCCGCCGCGGTGGCCGCGTTCGACGAGGCACTCGACCCCGGCGGGCTGCGCAGGTGGCCGCTGCGGCTCGGGCACGCCTGGTCCGCGTTCGGCCGGTACACCACACCGCTGCTCCGCAGCTGGCAGGAGCGGTATCCGCAGACCCCGCTCGAACTGCTGCGGATCGACGACCGCACGGCCGGACTGACCCGTGGCGAGGTCGATGCCGCGCTGCTGCGCGGGCCGGTCGACGCGCCCGGCCTCCTCACCGAGGTGCTGTTCGACGAGAAACGGGTCGCGGCCGTGGCGGCGGACGGCCCGCTGGCCGCCCGCGCCGCGCTCCGGCTCGCCGATCTGGCGACCGGCACCGTCGTCCTGAACACCGTCTCCGGCACCACCACCCCCGACCTGTGGCCGCCGTCCGCCCGGCCCGCCGCCACCCTCACCGTCGCCAACACCGACGACTGGCTGACCGCCATCGCGGCGGGCCGGGGGACCGGGGTCTCCACCGCCTCGACCGCCGCCATGCACCCGCACGCCGGTGTCGCCTACCGGCCGCTCACCGACGCCCCGACCGTGCCGGTGCTGCTCGCCCGCCGCGACGCCCCCGGCCATCCGGCGCTGGCGGACCTCGCCGCGCTGGCCCGCGAGATCGTGGGGCGAGACGTCTCGGGGTGA
- a CDS encoding FAD-binding and (Fe-S)-binding domain-containing protein encodes MAPREATTGPDRTALAGELRAAVRGDVAFDATARALTTMDASNYRRVPLGVVAPRDADDIAAALAVCRAHGVPVVPRGGGTSIAGQATGTGVVLDLTRHLRSLVELDAGSRTAVVQPGVVLDDLRAAAAPHGLTFGPDPSTHSRCTIGGMIGNNSCGSHSVAWGTTADNVHALTVARYGGDTLRLERGAEGPAGLRDLVTGNLALLRTGFPDLPRRISGYALDALLPERGPDPARAFCGSEGTLGVVTEATLRLVEAPVARALAVLGYADESAAAEAAPGLLPHHPLTVEGMAADLVRRPAGLPRGAAWLFVETGGATPAEARAHAERIARTASADAVDTAVVTDPAGQRSLWRIREDAAGTATRTPEGGEAWPGWEDCAVPPARLGPYLRDFRALLNGHGLRGTPYGHFGDGCIHVRIDFDLLSGDGVARYRRFSEELASLVVAHGGSLSGEHGDGQARAELLPRMYGSELVSLFGRFKDLWDPDGGMNPGILVRPARLDENLRFDVLPREPVDVAFGYPHDGGDFSAAVRRCVGVAKCRTQEASGPAVMCPSFRATGEEAHSTRGRARLLHEMLAGPAGGVITDGWRSTEVRDALDLCLSCKGCRSDCPVGVDMATYKAEFLHHHYRHRLRPAAHYTMGRLPLWLRLASPFAGTLNALARVRPLAALAKRLAGIAPERGIPVLARETYSQWLDRRWGKGTFIFSNDEVAAIWPDTFTEHLSPEVGRAAVKVVEAATGRRVLTPGRGLCCGLTYVSTGQLDKARKVMRRTLDRLTGMHEFPVIVLEPSCAATLRGDLPELLPDDPRAAGLAAAVHTLAEYLEKYAPDWRPPHLDRPVTGQTHCHQHAVLGDGPDRRLRERAGLSGELTGGCCGLAGNFGFERGHWEVSAACAEDALMPAVREAAPGTEILADGFSCRTQLDQLGGVRARHLAQVLAEGLGEGPGEGPGPDRT; translated from the coding sequence ATGGCACCTCGTGAGGCAACAACCGGCCCCGACCGCACCGCACTCGCCGGCGAACTGCGAGCGGCCGTCAGGGGCGACGTCGCATTCGACGCCACCGCACGGGCCCTGACGACGATGGACGCGTCCAACTACCGCCGGGTGCCGCTCGGGGTCGTCGCCCCGCGCGACGCCGACGACATCGCCGCCGCGCTCGCCGTCTGCCGCGCGCACGGGGTGCCCGTCGTGCCGCGCGGCGGCGGTACGTCCATCGCCGGGCAGGCCACCGGCACCGGCGTCGTCCTCGACCTCACCCGCCATCTGCGGTCCCTCGTCGAGCTGGACGCCGGCTCCCGCACAGCAGTGGTCCAGCCGGGCGTCGTCCTGGACGACCTACGGGCCGCCGCCGCCCCGCACGGGCTCACCTTCGGCCCGGACCCCTCCACGCACAGCCGCTGCACCATCGGCGGGATGATCGGCAACAACTCCTGCGGCTCGCACTCGGTCGCCTGGGGCACCACCGCCGACAACGTCCACGCCCTGACCGTCGCCCGCTACGGCGGCGACACCCTGCGCCTGGAACGGGGCGCCGAGGGCCCCGCCGGACTCCGCGACCTGGTCACCGGCAACCTCGCCCTCCTGCGTACCGGGTTCCCCGACCTCCCGCGCCGCATCTCCGGGTACGCCCTGGACGCGCTGCTGCCCGAGCGCGGCCCGGACCCCGCCCGCGCGTTCTGTGGCAGCGAGGGCACGCTCGGCGTGGTGACGGAGGCGACGCTGCGGCTCGTCGAGGCGCCCGTCGCCCGCGCGCTCGCCGTACTCGGCTACGCCGACGAGTCCGCCGCCGCCGAGGCCGCCCCCGGCCTCCTCCCGCACCACCCGCTGACCGTCGAGGGCATGGCCGCCGACCTCGTACGCCGGCCGGCCGGGCTGCCGCGCGGCGCGGCCTGGCTCTTCGTCGAGACGGGCGGGGCCACCCCGGCCGAGGCGCGGGCGCACGCCGAACGGATCGCCCGGACCGCGTCCGCCGACGCGGTGGACACCGCCGTCGTCACCGACCCGGCCGGGCAGCGGTCGCTGTGGCGGATCAGGGAGGACGCGGCGGGAACGGCGACCCGCACACCGGAAGGCGGCGAGGCCTGGCCCGGCTGGGAGGACTGCGCGGTGCCGCCCGCCCGGCTCGGCCCCTACCTCCGCGACTTCCGCGCCCTGCTCAACGGACACGGGCTGCGCGGCACCCCTTACGGGCACTTCGGCGACGGCTGCATCCACGTCCGCATCGACTTCGACCTGCTGAGCGGCGACGGCGTGGCCCGCTACCGCCGCTTCTCCGAGGAGCTCGCCTCGCTCGTGGTCGCACACGGCGGATCACTGTCCGGCGAACACGGTGACGGCCAGGCCCGCGCCGAACTCCTGCCGAGGATGTACGGGAGCGAACTGGTATCGCTCTTCGGCCGGTTCAAGGACCTCTGGGACCCGGACGGCGGCATGAACCCCGGCATCCTCGTCCGCCCCGCCCGACTGGACGAGAACCTGCGCTTCGACGTGCTGCCCCGCGAGCCGGTCGACGTGGCCTTCGGCTACCCGCACGACGGCGGCGACTTCTCGGCGGCGGTGCGCAGGTGCGTCGGCGTCGCCAAGTGCCGTACGCAGGAGGCCTCCGGACCGGCCGTGATGTGCCCGTCCTTCCGCGCGACCGGCGAGGAGGCCCACTCCACCCGTGGCCGGGCCCGGCTGCTGCACGAGATGCTGGCCGGACCGGCGGGCGGGGTGATCACGGACGGCTGGCGCTCGACGGAGGTACGGGACGCGCTCGACCTGTGCCTGTCCTGCAAGGGCTGCCGCAGCGACTGCCCGGTGGGCGTCGACATGGCCACGTACAAGGCGGAGTTCCTGCACCACCACTACCGGCACCGGCTGCGCCCCGCCGCCCACTACACGATGGGGCGGCTCCCGCTGTGGCTGCGCCTGGCGTCCCCCTTCGCGGGCACGCTGAACGCACTGGCCCGGGTACGGCCGCTCGCGGCGCTCGCCAAGCGGCTGGCGGGCATCGCGCCGGAGCGGGGGATTCCGGTGCTGGCCCGGGAGACGTACAGCCAATGGCTGGACAGGCGCTGGGGCAAGGGGACGTTCATCTTCTCCAACGACGAGGTGGCCGCCATCTGGCCCGACACCTTCACCGAACACCTCTCGCCCGAGGTGGGCCGGGCGGCGGTGAAGGTCGTGGAGGCGGCGACGGGCCGCCGGGTGCTCACGCCCGGCCGAGGACTGTGCTGCGGCCTCACCTACGTCTCAACGGGCCAGCTGGACAAGGCCCGCAAGGTGATGCGCCGCACTCTGGACCGGCTGACCGGCATGCACGAATTCCCCGTGATCGTCCTCGAACCGAGCTGCGCGGCCACCCTCCGCGGCGACCTCCCGGAACTCCTCCCCGACGACCCCCGCGCCGCCGGACTGGCCGCCGCTGTCCACACCCTGGCCGAGTACCTGGAGAAGTACGCCCCCGACTGGCGGCCCCCGCACCTGGACCGCCCGGTCACCGGCCAGACGCACTGCCACCAGCACGCGGTCCTGGGCGACGGGCCGGACCGCCGGCTGCGCGAACGCGCCGGCCTGAGCGGCGAGCTGACCGGCGGCTGCTGCGGACTGGCCGGCAACTTCGGCTTCGAACGCGGCCACTGGGAGGTGTCCGCGGCCTGCGCCGAGGACGCGCTGATGCCGGCGGTACGGGAGGCGGCACCGGGTACGGAGATCCTGGCGGACGGGTTCTCCTGCCGCACCCAGCTGGACCAGCTGGGCGGGGTGCGGGCCAGGCACCTGGCTCAGGTGCTGGCGGAGGGGCTGGGCGAGGGGCCGGGCGAGGGGCCGGGCCCCGACCGGACCTGA